The following proteins are encoded in a genomic region of Phaeodactylum tricornutum CCAP 1055/1 chromosome 1, whole genome shotgun sequence:
- a CDS encoding predicted protein — protein SFVTAWGKEGHEVVGNLAWKLLSEQSQSAVRNILQDVPIPDNCTACSPLGQVADWADTVRRTHEYFWSGPLHYVDISQDECRFEYERDCANDICVAGAVVNYTRHLQKFRRDETREYGDELLVRDSLMFLTHFVGDLHQPLHVSRSSDRGGNSIHVVYSPGNADTAPKDGRLGYLRAGRHHHVDNLHAVWDTGIIETCVKLNYKESRVLWEKVLYERIIQAQGTGEWDVWTSCPNGAQQTCVSEWSEQSLEYALIWAYRNVDGTAIGDGTHLSHAYYETRLPFVEHQLTVAAARLATTLEISFTQNVA, from the exons TCCTTTGTTACGGCGTGGGGAAAGGAAGGCCACGAGGTTGTTGGAAATCTTGCCTGGAAGTTGTTGTCGGAACAATCGCAAAGCGCCGTTCGGAATATTCTACAGGATGTCCCTATCCCCGACAACTGCACCGCTTGTTCTCCATTGGGACAAGTTGCGGACTGGGCCGACACAGTCCGGCGTACGCATGAGTATTTTTGGAGCGGACCGCTTCATTACGTGGAC ATTAGCCAAGATGAGTGCCGATTCGAGTACGAACGGGATTGCGCAAACGATATTTGTGTGGCTGGAGCGGTGGTAAACTATACACGGCATCTACAGAAGTTTCGTCGAGATGAGACTCGTGAATACGGCGATGAGCTGCTGGTTCGCGACAGTCTCATGTTCTTAACTCACTTTGTTGGCGACCTTCATCAACCTTTACATGTTTCTCGATCGTCGGATCGGGGTGGTAATTCCATCCACGTTGTGTACAGCCCCGGAAATGCAGACACTGCTCCCAAAGACGGACGCTTGGGCTATCTTCGAGCTGGTCGACACCATCACGTTGACAATCTACATGCCGTTTGGGATACCGGGATAATCGAGACCTGCGTCAAGCTCAACTACAAGGAATCGAGAGTTCTCTGGGAAAAAGTCTTGTACGAACGCATTATACAGGCGCAAGGTACAGGGGAATGGGACGTATGGACATCCTGCCCTAATGGTGCTCAGCAGACATGCGTGTCAGAATGGTCCGAGCAATCTCTCGAATACGCCTTGATATGGGCGTATCGGAACGTCGACGGAACCGCCATCGGTGACGGAACGCATCTCAGCCATGCGTACTATGAAACGCGATTACCGTTTGTGGAGCATCAACTTACTGTTGCGGCTGCACGTTTGGCTACGACTCTTGAAATTTCATTTACACAAAACGTTGCGTGA
- a CDS encoding predicted protein has product MLKRRPQVLICQAQGNLPAIPVQRLRTVPNSRLLRASKACWSSVHQPKVPSTARDPESVSVLTNDIYNVRTNSRSHRIPLTLVDIHLRHEQLPFAYFFKRALNEARLLESLQGILREDFPQTGGRLYQHMSIQCSPNDTVPISFGTINMSFSEWQDQAWGHTHQAGNGHPVLLPIFDTLFPHRPKKNDTHDFTDYPGSLLKIRVTNFECGGTALGINFNHVLGDTASCVDFVSRWSHRYTRRWEKLQQNAKLPRKVSIMKEIKGESQSNDRSQATVSGMMTVDLALLMGLQRNDEQTMQPHASFVPVIEQTYVPRFLQDLWHANCMQQAALSPALNIEPARVEHEYVRLAFPPELVLAMKLLGRSLFAQAVDDNIAFVSTNDMLTAFGWLLKRNLANEPNHAIRMVVNLRGKFDVQENLFGNGITHVTADLATSCVRSAITVAELGLAAMSIRRALVAGLLEVPRGLQESRLGNEFSTISRISSTPSFSTTSWGQFPLWKIQFGCHPLAAFHGHPSHPLPLGRTFASVITPTLDGGFVYEMLVPSDQVMRAQELHQALAKKCLDWDQAHILES; this is encoded by the coding sequence ATGCTTAAGCGAAGACCACAAGTACTCATCTGCCAAGCACAAGGCAATCTGCCAGCGATTCCGGTACAGCGTCTACGTACTGTTCCCAATAGTCGGCTGCTCCGTGCTTCGAAAGCTTGCTGGAGTAGCGTTCACCAACCGAAAGTACCGTCAACGGCGAGAGATCCCGAGTCTGTATCAGTTCTCACCAACGATATATATAACGTACGCACGAACAGCCGGTCCCATCGCATTCCTCTGACGTTGGTCGACATTCACCTCCGTCATGAACAGCTACCGTTCGCTTACTTTTTCAAGCGAGCGCTCAACGAAGCACGATTATTGGAATCCTTGCAAGGGATTTTACGCGAGGATTTTCCGCAAACAGGTGGACGTCTGTATCAACACATGTCTATACAATGCAGTCCGAACGATACGGTAccaatttcttttggaaCAATAAACATGAGTTTCTCAGAGTGGCAAGATCAAGCATGGGGCCACACGCATCAGGCAGGCAACGGGCACCCGGTGTTGCTACCGATTTTTGATACTCTGTTTCCGCATCGACCGAAAAAAAACGACACCCATGACTTTACCGATTACCCGGGAAGTCTACTAAAAATTCGCGTTACTAATTTTGAGTGTGGCGGAACAGCGTTGGGAATCAATTTCAACCACGTTCTAGGAGACACGGCATCTTGTGTCGATTTTGTTTCTCGTTGGAGCCATCGTTACACTCGTCGTTGGGAAAAGCTTCAGCAAAATGCAAAACTTCCGCGGAAGGTATCAATCATGAAAGAAATAAAAGGAGAAAGCCAAAGCAATGACCGATCTCAAGCAACGGTTTCTGGAATGATGACAGTAGATTTGGCCTTACTTATGGGACTGCAGCGCAATGATGAGCAAACAATGCAGCCGCATGCTTCTTTTGTACCCGTGATCGAACAGACATACGTGCCTCGGTTTTTGCAAGATTTGTGGCACGCTAACTGTATGCAACAAGCTGCTTTGTCCCCTGCCCTAAACATTGAACCTGCTCGAGTTGAGCATGAATATGTTCGCCTAGCTTTTCCCCCGGAACTTGTTTTAGCAATGAAATTGCTGGGAAGATCCTTATTTGCACAAGCAGTTGATGATAATattgcttttgtttcgacAAACGATATGCTAACAGCTTTTGGTTGGCTTCTGAAACGGAACTTGGCGAACGAGCCGAATCACGCTATTCGAATGGTTGTCAACCTTAGAGGGAAATTTGACGTGCAAGAGAACCTGTTCGGCAACGGTATCACCCACGTGACAGCCGACCTTGCTACTTCTTGCGTGCGCTCCGCAATTACGGTAGCCGAACTAGGGTTAGCGGCCATGTCCATCCGAAGAGCTCTTGTTGCGGGACTTTTGGAGGTTCCTCGTGGCCTACAGGAATCTCGTTTGGGCAATGAATTTAGCACCATCTCAAGGATTTCGTCAACTCCGTCGTTTTCGACTACTAGTTGGGGACAATTTCCTCTGTGGAAGATCCAATTTGGATGCCATCCTCTGGCGGCATTTCACGGCCACCCCTCACACCCATTGCCGTTGGGTCGCACTTTTGCATCTGTCATCACTCCAACTTTAGACGGTGGGTTTGTGTACGAAATGTTGGTACCGTCAGACCAAGTAATGCGCGCACAGGAGCTACACCAAGCCTTGGCGAAGAAATGCTTGGATTGGGACCAAGCTCACATCCTTGAATCCTAA
- a CDS encoding predicted protein, with product MSNKKFEIEILSTTAVTTKGGLLHRVKHKSSSTNTDMIFAIFLPSVYKIGTNKAPLPAIYWLSGLTCTDQNFCQKAGGSAFARAEEEGIAMIMPDTSPRGEDIPSDDSYDLGTGGGFYVDATNAPWDANYNMESYISKELPALVESEWGVGANGVRSICGHSMGGHGALTLALKAPAGSWASVSAFSPICHPTACPWGEKAFKNYFGSVDAGKPHDATLLLKNSGTGSIFDDILIDEGTNDEFRDAGQLLVEDFEKAAEEVGQKLTVRRQDGHDHSYHFIAAFIVDHIGFHASRLRKAAGKAELRMVEREAGNLSEMVGKPIKCKAMVARAAKEPLTMEEITVDPPKAGEVRVKVVANALCHTDTYTLEGKDPEGLFPCILGHEAGCIVESVGEGVTTVKPGDHVIPCYTPQCAESSCIFCQSPKTNLCPSIRGTQGKGVMPDNTVRFKDKNGNPIYHFMGCSTMSEYTVLSEISCAKIAPEAPLEKMCLFGCGVSTGLGAVLNTCKVEPNSSVAVFGLGAVGLAVVQAAKMVGASRIIAVDINASKFQAAVDLGATDCVNSAELDKPVQQYIAGDLTQWGVDYTFDCTGNTSVMRAALECAHRGWGTSCVIGVAASGHEISTRPFQLVTGRIWKGTAFGGYKSRTDVPKLVRQHLDGNLPIDHFITHVFHGVEKTNDAINAMHAGNCLRAVVHY from the exons ATGTCCAACAAAAAGTTCGAGATCGAGATACTCTCCACGACGGCAGTCACTACCAAAGGTGGTCTGTTGCATCGAGTCAAGCACAAGTCGTCGTCCACCAACACTGATATGATTTTTGCCATTTTTCTGCCTTCCGTTTACAAGATTGGCACGAACAAAGCACCACTTCCTGCGATCT ATTGGCTAAGCGGCCTGACATGCACAGATCAAAACTTTTGCCAAAAGGCTGGTGGTAGCGCCTTTGCGAGAGCCGAGGAGGAAGGCATCGCTATGATCATGCCAGATACGTCTCCCCGTGGGGAAGACATTCCATCCGATGACAGTTACGATCTAGGGACTGGAGGTGGCTTCTATGTAGATGCCACGAACGCCCCTTGGGATGCCAACTACAATATGGAATCGTATATTTCCAAGGAGTTGCCCGCTCTGGTGGAATCTGAATGGGGAGTTGGCGCCAATGGAGTGCGTTCGATATGCGGTCATTCGATGGGAGGACACGGCGCTCTCACGCTGGCGTTGAAAGCTCCTGCTGGATCATGGGCGTCTGTTTCAGCTTTTTCTCCCATTTGCCATCCCACTGCCTGCCCTTGGGGTGAAAAAGCCTTCAAAAACTATTTCGGATCGGTCGATGCAGGCAAACCTCACGATGCTACTTTGCTTCTAAAAAATAGTGGGACAGGTTCCATTTTTGACGATATTCTAATAGATGAGGGCACAAACGACGAATTTCGCGATGCGGGGCAGCTTTTAGTGGAAGATTTTGAGAAGGCTGCCGAAGAAGTTGGCCAAAAGTTAACGGTTCGTCGGCAAGACGGACACGACCATTCGTACCATTTTATTGCCGCCTTTATTGTGGACCATATCGGGTTCCATGCCAGTCGGCTCCGAAAAGCTGCTGGTAAAGCAGAACTTCGGATGGTTGAAAGGGAGGCTGGTAATCTTAGTGAAATGGTGGGTAAACCAATCAAATGCAAAGCAATGGTTGCTCGGGCTGCCAAGGAACCGTTAACTATGGAGGAGATAACAGTGGATCCACCGAAAGCAGGCGAAGTACGCGTCAAGGTGGTGGCGAATGCATTGTGCCATACAGACACCTACACACTAGAGGGAAAAGACCCAGAAGGTCTATTCCCCTGTATCCTTGGTCACGAAGCTGGATGCATCGTCGAATCCGTCGGAGAAGGTGTAACCACTGTTAAACCTGGCGACCATGTCATTCC ATGCTACACGCCGCAGTGTGCGGAGAGCTCATGCATCTTCTGTCAAAGTCCTAAAACTAACCTTTGCCCATCTATCCGTGGGACCCAAGGGAAAGGCGTCATGCCCGATAATACGGTTCGCTTCAAGGATAAAAACGGAAATCCTATTTACCACTTCATGGGATGCAGTACTATGTCGGAATATACAGTCCTTTCCGAGATCTCTTGCGCCAAGATTGCTCCTGAAGCgcctttggaaaagatgtGCCTATTTGGTTGCGGAGTTTCAACTGGCCTTGGAGCTGTTCTCAACACTTGCAAGGTCGAGCCCAACTCGTCAGTCGCTGTTTTCGGACTTGGTGCTGTC GGGTTGGCTGTTGTTCAAGCTGCGAAAATGGTTGGCGCTAGTCGCATCATTGCTGTAGATATCAACGCATCCAAATTCCAGGCGGCAGTAGACCTTGGAGCCACCGATTGTGTCAATAGCGCCGAGCTGGACAAGCCTGTTCAGCAGTATATTGCAGGCGATTTAACCCAGTGGGGTGTTGACTACACTTTTGACTGTACGGGAAACACTTCAGTCATGCGTGCTGCGTTAGAATGTGCTCATCGTGGCTGGGGCACTTCTTGCGTTATCG GAGTGGCTGCCTCTGGCCATGAAATTTCAACTCGTCCATTCCAGCTCGTAACTGGTCGCATCTGGAAAGGCACTGCATTTGGAGGCTACAAAAGTCGAACCGATGTCCCAAAATTGGTTCGACAGCATCTGGATGGGAACTTACCGATCGACCATTTTATTACGCATGTTTTCCATGGGGTTGAAAAAACCAACGATGCCATCAATGCTATGCATGCTGGCAATTGTCTTCGTGCCGTCGTTCactactaa
- a CDS encoding predicted protein, which yields MATDLESFLNTAIFFAIVSAAVYVLLIRPILPHAQLPTATQPRRTAQNDEHGGIDPSRVAIRSVTKICTDAPPHLEPNSRLRTNAHGANVLIDGLLAFQHTRAATYRQNLSQGTDTNAINRKDRARILSHFLKDGALAAPPEKGSTIAISVPENEVGCTKLKRILYLLGTYYNVFVILVGDEGFVEIDRDERLRELRAGGGGVPVEVIPDHRIVATTTVPGRVAFVRQVQRIELVLDFDSEIYNNLTRFGHRVLVYGAGTEVEHQASRLGNDFLS from the coding sequence ATGGCAACAGATTTGGAATCGTTTCTCAACACGGCCATATTCTTCGCCATTGTCAGCGCCGCGGTGTATGTTCTGTTGATTCGACCCATCTTGCCGCACGCCCAGCTACCTACCGCCACGCAACCACGGCGGACGGCCCAGAACGATGAACACGGTGGTATCGATCCTTCACGGGTGGCAATCCGGTCGGTGACGAAAATTTGCACGGATGCACCGCCACACTTGGAACCCAATAGCCGATTGCGCACCAACGCACACGGCGCCAACGTTCTGATTGACGGTCTATTGGCGTTTCAGCATACGCGAGCGGCAACGTACCGACAGAACCTATCGCAAGGCACGGATACTAACGCGATCAATCGCAAAGATCGCGCTCGAATTTTATCACATTTTTTGAAGGATGGCGCTCTTGCCGCGCCTCCCGAAAAAGGTAGCACCATTGCGATTTCGGTACCGGAAAATGAAGTGGGCTGTACCAAATTAAAGCGCATTCTTTATTTACTGGGAACTTATTATAATGTTTTTGTGATCCTGGTGGGGGATGAAGGATTTGTGGAAATAGACCGAGACGAACGTCTTCGGGAACTGCGGGCAGGAGGAGGCGGTGTTCCTGTTGAAGTAATTCCAGATCACCGAATCGTAGCTACCACCACTGTTCCGGGTCGGGTGGCCTTTGTACGGCAAGTGCAGCGCATAGAGCTGGTTTTAGATTTTGATTCAGAGATCTATAACAATCTCACACGATTTGGACACCGGGTACTGGTGTACGGAGCTGGCACCGAGGTCGAACACCAGGCTTCACGACTTGGAAATGATTTTCTCTCCTGA
- a CDS encoding predicted protein produces MRHRHGFKKLSKPADQRKALLRALTTEVIRHGRIKTTLVRAKAVRKHVDHMIELGKRGDLHARRQALGWVYDKNLVHSLFEAAPDRYGEQNGGYTRVLRTVARQGDNAKMAIIELV; encoded by the coding sequence ATGCGACACCGTCACGGATTCAAGAAGCTTAGTAAGCCTGCCGATCAACGCAAGGCCTTGTTACGAGCATTGACTACCGAAGTAATTCGACACGGACGCATCAAGACCACGCTCGTGCGGGCCAAAGCTGTCCGTAAGCATGTGGATCATATGATTGAATTGGGAAAGCGCGGTGACTTGCACGCCCGTCGTCAGGCCCTTGGCTGGGTGTACGATAAAAACCTGGTCCATTCCTTGTTCGAGGCCGCCCCGGATCGTTACGGTGAACAGAACGGAGGGTACACACGTGTTCTACGAACTGTAGCACGACAGGGAGATAACGCCAAGATGGCGATTATTGAACTAGTGTAA
- the RFC4 gene encoding predicted protein (DNA replication factor subunit RFC4 closed to the Thalassiosira protein thaps1 111749) — MSDELATQPTLVQDNRPWVERYRPKSLQEVSHQTEVVATLQNAVTTGRLPHLLLYGPPGSGKTSVALALCRQLWHPSQWRRRVLELNASDERGISVVRNKIKHFASLTVAKGNNDMENYPNPPFKIIILDEADTVTPDAQAALRRIIEAHSKITRFILICNYVTRVIEPLASRCAKFRFQSLPPSSMKARLEWIANEQNCSESEKDLLDDILEYADGDMRQAVTTLQSVHSLAAGGAKVDKAALAEIAGLPPPAIVDMLWTALLSNSFDTMEKVVETLSAEGFSAQLLLSALVPKLVTDQDLNELSKAELAIRIAEAEKNMIEGGDEQLQLLTVCSLAVSCFEQSKTINQ, encoded by the exons ATGTCTGACGAATTAGCCACCCAGCCTACTCTGGTCCAGGATAACAGGCCCTGGGTGGAACGGTATCGACCGAAATCGTTACAGGAAGTGTCGCATCAAACCGAAGTCGTCGCGACACTCCAGAACGCGGTTACCACCGGCCGCTTGCCACATCTGTTACTTTATGGGCCTCCCGGCAGTGGAAAG ACTTCCGTAGCTTTGGCGTTGTGTCGTCAACTCTGGCATCCTTCGCAATGGCGTCGCCGTGTATTAGAGTTAAACGCAAGTGATGAGCGTGGGATAAGCGTAGTGCGCAACAAAATCAAGCATTTTGCTAGTTTGACCGTGGCGAAAGGAAACA ACGATATGGAGAACTATCCCAATCCTCCTTTCAAGATCATCATTCTTGATGAGGCCGATACAGTCACACCCGACGCACAAGCTGCTCTACGACGAATCATT GAAGCCCATTCCAAGATAACTCGCTTCATTCTAATTTGCAACTACGTCACGCGGGTAATAGAACCCCTAGCCTCGCGTTGCGCTAAATTTCGATTCCAATCCCTACCTCCGAGCAGTATGAAAGCCCGACTGGAATGGATCGCCAACGAACAAAATTGCTCCGAATCCGAGAAAGACTTGTTGGACGACATTTTAGAATATGCGGACGGTGACATGCGTCAGGCCGTGACAACTTTGCAGTCGGTCCACTCGTTGGCAGCTGGTGGTGCCAAGGTGGACAAGGCTGCCTTGGCCGAAATCGCCGGTCTACCACCACCAGCTATTGTGGATATGCTTTGGACAGCTCTCCTCTCTAATTCCTTCGACACGATGGAGAAAGTGGTTGAAACTCTAAGTGCGGAAGGATTTTCGGCTCAGTTGCTACTGTCAGCTCTCGTGCCCAAGCTCGTCACTGACCAGGACTTGAACGAACTGTCCAAGGCCGAACTAGCAATTCGAATCGCTGAAGCAGAGAAGAATATGATTGAGGGAGGAGATGAGCAATTGCAGCTGTTGACTGTTTGTAGCTTGGCTGTGAGCTGCTTTGAACAATCCAAGACAATTAATCAATAG
- a CDS encoding predicted protein — MVPPPRSGAASVVVKGRLYVFGGYGGGTGRLDDFFQYSFETGQWDEVKVLSEAKPGRRENNGVVISDSSRSIYLFGGYNGSSWLNDLWKFDIESQRWTCIQESSDPDRADDANAASGDVPAGHQVRGKAPSRRFGYVSVVHEGKFVLFGGFDGSRWLNDMFEFDFSTKTWSEIDAKGSLPSVRSCPAWAKDETHVYIQGGYDGVERKADFFACDLATYTWTELPCYGTPPSPRYFHSCCLYGNKMYCYGGYSGSERLADMFAYDFETNHWVQVDCSSGDAPSGRSSLVAQVYENCLYVFGGYNGATVLNDFYKFRLKPILMPPPTLVNDFSRMINNPDLSDVRFLVEGKDVFAHRSVLAFRSEYFRVMLCGGMRESLARQDAGTSCVPSHDLQAIDLPNVSHLVFLKVLEFLYTDSVKDVSLETGIYLLIASEQFMLDRLKALCEDLIRRDIQVENVIGILAAAHSHHAAGLKDIALEYIMRNLNDPVIMAGLADLKSEPDLLLEI; from the exons ATGGTACCACCTCCACGATCCGGTGCAGCGAGTGTTGTAGTCAAAGGCCGTCTCTACGTCTTTGGGGGATACGGCGGAGGTACAGGCCGACTGGATGACTTCTTCCAGTACAGTTTCGAAACTGGGCAATGGGACGAAGTCAAAGTGCTTTCCGAAGCAAAACCAGGTCGTCGCGAGAACAACGGTGTAGTAATTTCGGATAGTAGCCGATCCATTTATCTATTCGGCGGATATAATGGAAGCTCTTGGTTAAATGACTTGTGGAAGTTTGACATCGAAAGTCAGCGATGGACGTGCATTCAAGAATCGTCAGATCCGGACCGAGCGGATGACGCAAACGCGGCTTCAGGGGATGTTCCTGCCGGGCATCAAGTAAGAGGCAAGGCTCCAAGTCGTCGATTTGGTTACGTATCGGTTGTTCATGAAGGGaagtttgttttgtttgGGGGGTTTGACGGCTCACGCTGGTTAAACGACATGTTTGAGTTTGATTTCTCCACCAAAACTTGGTCGGAAATCGATGCGAAAGGTTCGCTACCGAGTGTGCGTTCCTGTCCTGCATGGGCCAAGGATGAGACACATGTTTACATTCAGGGAGGATATGACGGTGTTGAGCGTAAGGCTGACTTTTTCGCTTGCGATTTGGCAACCTACACGTGGACCGAGCTACCGTGCTATGGAACTCCTCCTTCTCCAAGATATTTTCATTCCTGCTGCCTGTACGGTAACAAAATGTACTGTTACGGGGGATACTCCGGAAGTGAGCGGTTGGCGGACATGTTCGCATACGATTTTGAG ACGAATCATTGGGTCCAAGTCGATTGCTCCAGTGGAGATGCTCCCAGCGGGCGTTCGTCTCTGGTAGCACAGGTATACGAAAATTGCCTCTACGTATTTGGGGGCTACAATGGAGCTACGGTACTCAATGACTTCTACAAATTCCGGCTAAAACCCATTTTAATGCCTCCACCTACGCTCGTTAACGACTTTTCCAGAATGATAAACAATCCTGACCTTTCCGACGTGCGATTTCTGGTCGAGGGTAAAGACGTTTTCGCTCATCGCTCTGTTCTGGCTTTTCGTTCGGAGTACTTTCGGGTTATGTTGTGTGGTGGCATGAGGGAAAGTTTGGCTCGTCAAGACGCTGGGACTTCTTGTGTGCCCAGTCACGACCTTCAAGCAATTGACCTTCCAAATGTATCACACTTGGTCTTTTTGAAAGTTCTGGAATTTCTATACACAGACTCAGTAAAGGACGTCTCACTTGAGACCGGTATATATCTGCTCATTGCGAGTGAGCAGTTTATGCTCGATCGGCTAAAGGCCCTCTGCGAAGATTTGATTAGGAGAGACATTCAAGTTGAAAATGTTATTGGTATATTGGCCGCCGCGCACAGCCACCATGCGGCAGGGCTCAAGGATATCGCGTTAGAGTATATTATGCGAAATTTGAATGATCCTGTGATTATGGCAGGTCTCGCTGACTTGAAGTCAGAGCCAGATTTGCTGCTGGAAATT
- a CDS encoding udp-n-acetylglucosamine transferase subunit alg13 (enzyme involved in N-glycan biosynthesis) has product MSGTIFVTVGTTLFEALIQAVSTDDALQGMVENGYSSLVIQYGKGAKPPILSSPSLNVEVYAFKPNLTSDMKAADLIISHAGAGTVMEVLRLKKRAAVVINTMLMDNHQTELADAMGERHHIL; this is encoded by the coding sequence ATGAGCGGCACAATTTTTGTTACGGTCGGAACAACCCTGTTTGAGGCGCTGATACAAGCTGTTTCCACGGATGATGCTCTACAAGGGATGGTCGAGAACGGGTATTCCAGTTTAGTCATTCAATATGGGAAAGGCGCCAAGCCGCCAATCCTGTCTTCGCCATCTCTGAATGTTGAGGTATATGCGTTCAAGCCAAACTTGACGAGCGATATGAAAGCGGCGGATTTGATCATTAGCCACGCTGGTGCTGGGACAGTAATGGAAGTACTGCGTCTTAAAAAGCGAGCCGCGGTTGTCATCAACACAATGTTGATGGACAATCATCAGACAGAACTTGCCGATGCTATGGGCGAGCGACATCACATACTT
- a CDS encoding predicted protein, translating to MSEEAQTPTETPNESPAEVVETKEGGENVPEEESTATFEAVVKLEEVEVKSGEEEEEVLFSQRSKLFIFGETLLDKGTGTKSWRERGIGDIRILRHREHQRIRVLMRQEKTMKVIANHALDPRCVLKPNAGNDRSWVWSAFDFAGGELVETVFAIRFGDSDKALEFKAAFEKYQGEMQALLNGEDKPGEDGGKAADEAAEALAGLSTKGEEKAEEPSED from the exons ATGAGTGAAGAAGCCCAAACACCGACGGAAACTCCCAACGAGAGTCCTGCAGAGGTGGTTGAAACAAAAGAAGGTGGCGAGAATGTACCTGAAGAAGAGAGCACCGCTACCTTTGAAGCAGTG GTCAAACTTGAAGAAGTTGAAGTGAAGTCGggagaagaagaggag GAAGTTCTATTTTCGCAACGATCGAAGCTGTTCATTTTCGGAGAGACCTTGCTAGATAAAGGGACCGGAACTAAGTCATGGCGAGAACGAGGAATTGGAGACATTCGCATTTTGCGTCACCGTGAGCATCAACGGATCCGCGTGTTGATGCGCCAGGAAAAGACAATGAAAGTGATTGCCAATCATGCATTGGACCCTCGCTGTGTACTGAAACCAAACGCTGGAAACGACCGGTCTTGGGTCTGGTCAGCTTTCGATTTCGCTGGAGGAGAGTTGGTCGAAACCGTTTTTGCCATTCGTTTCGGCGACTCGGACAAAGCACTGGAATTTAAAGCGGCCTTTGAGAAATATCAAGGTGAGATGCAAGCACTTTTGAACGGTGAAGACAAGCCGGGCGAGGACGGCGGAAAAGCAGCCGACGAAGCGGCGGAAGCGCTTGCCGGTCTATCGACCAAAGGCGAGGAGAAGGCAGAGGAACCCTCAGAGGATTAG